The Elephas maximus indicus isolate mEleMax1 chromosome 17, mEleMax1 primary haplotype, whole genome shotgun sequence DNA segment ggacaaatattgtatgagaccactattacaaaactcatgaaaaaggtttacacacaaatctgtgatggttatgagggaggggaggggtggagaaagaaaaacactaatagataagtggtagttttggtgaaggaaaagacagtatacaatactgtgAAAactagcacaacttgaccaaggcaaaatcacagaagcttcacagacacatccagactcccacAGAGACCAAGTTACtaggctgaggactggggaccatgatctcagggaacgtctagctcaactgccataacatagtttatatggaaaatgttctacaccctactttggtgagtagcatctggggtcttaaaagcttgtaagtggcctctaagatacgtctactgatcccacctcatctggagcaaggggtaatgaagaaaatgaaagatacaagggaaagattagtccaaaggactcatggaccacaactaccacagccttcaccagactgagtccagcacagctagatggtgcccggctaccaccactgactgctctgacagggatcacaatagagagcctcagactgagctggagaaaaatgtagaacaaaattctaacttaaaaaaagagaccagacttaactgctctgacagagactggagaaacccccaaagtacagccccctgacacccttttaactaattactgaagtcactcctgaggttgacccttcagccaaagattagtcaggcccataaaacaaaccacacacagctcaaccatgtatacgagactaaatgggcacaccagccgatgggcaaggacaagaaggcaggaagggacaggaaagctggacaaatggaaatggggaacccaaggtcgagaagggaagagtgttgacacattgcagggttggcagccaatgtcacaaaacaatatgtgtattaactgtttaatgagaaactaatttgctctgtaaaccttcacctaaggcccccccccaaaaaaaaaaaaaaaaaagagagatgccggaaagatttttttttttaaaaaaataaaataaaacataggttgtgcaaaaagaaaaaaagacagaaaattctCTTGGAGCTATTCCTGAATTCAGCCTTCCTGTCACTGGAAAACAAAGCAACCCAAAATTATTGAGAAACCCTGGGACTTTCCATTAGAGAACAATAGTGTCCGAACCAATGTGAGCCACGGCCGCTGTGATTTTGGATTGGCTATTTCAGAGAGAGAATGCAGCCCGATCAAATTTCCGCTGTCCTCCAACTCTATCTTCATTCCCAGCCTTTGTTTATGATCCTACCTGGGCCACAGTGTTCAAGACCAGTAGGAACTTCCTGAGTGGCCATCTCATCCCAGAAGGGGTAACAAGCTCTTTGCTGGTGATAACCGGACTGGAAACCATAGGCCATTCGAGGATCTTCATAGGTGTTGATAGGCCCCTGCCTCTGTGACcaggaaaaaaaaggacatttattAAGAGGAAAATCTCTATAGTTTAGTGCTAACAGAAAAATGACTTCATTATCATCCAACAACATATAAGTAGGACTTATCCATAAATGCCTACGGAACAGAACCAACAACTGATTCACCATCCCCTTccaaaaagacaaaggaaatgaGAAGAATTGTAGGCTTAGACTCTACacatttaaccatttctaccAGCATTTGAGGACTACCTTTTCTAACCTTCAGATAAGGACCCCTAAGTAACAGCAAGACAGAATGCTGGTCAAGTTGCATGTATACaaacttggctttttttttccagtggtaTTCTACTTTGTAAAAACACCATGAAAGAATATTCTTACAAGACTTATTACAATATCATAGATCTGATAGGTGAGAaatgccaaaagaaaaacaaaaaaggaatccacaacatacaataaaattcacctCCTTTTTCATTAAATCAACGTGTATAGGTGTTAATGGTACAGGTTTTGAAACAGGAATTTTCAATTTCTCCCAACATTCAGGGCTTGTCCCACCATCTCATCAGGTTTATGGAATTCATAAATTGTACTATCTACCCATCAGTTTCTAAGGAAGTCAAACGTGCTCTGTGGAAACCTATCGTTTGGAGCCAGGTGCGCCTGGATTCCGATTCTGGCTCTACCATTTGTTAAGGAGGTACCTGGGCATGCTCCTTAATCTAAACCTCAGTTTACTcattgcaaaatggggataataatacctacctcataaagTAGGAGgagtaaatgaaatcatatgtgcaagaaaaatatatataaagtaggATATGAAATGCACCAAATAAAATTGTGTATTGTATGAAATGCATGTAATAAATACTGTCTGTGGAGCCTGGCCCTCAGTGTTGTTGTCCTTgggtgctatggagtcgattccagctgacagccaccccatgtgactgCCCCACGGGGTGTaacaggctataatctttactgaagcagatcacaggGAGCCTctaggtggctttgaaccaccaacctttccattagcagcggagcacttatcCATAGACAAACCAGGACTCCTTGGTCCTCAGTATGAGTTAAGTACtgttttacataaatattttaatataggaGACCTTTCACATTCCTGGGATTAGGCAAGAGGATTAAAAATTAAGACATAAAAGGAGAAGCAGCAGATTTATTGAAAGAGTATTTCCTGAGACCAGGAGTCTAATCTACACCAGCCCATCCTCAacttttactttttccattttattttctctcatgCCTCTTTTAGCCCCTCCAACTCCCTAAAAACCCCAATGAAGAGAACTCTGCTAGAATTTGATGTGGTTAAATCTATTGACATTTAAGTGCTAATAAATGTAGCTCTTAAGGCAGTATTCTCACTCCTAAAGAGTAGCTTGCAGAACCCCCAGCACATTCCCTAATTGGAGAACCTCTTAGGCTCCCTCTCTCCCGAAGCTGAAATACTGTAAGAATTGAGCACTATGGGATTAGGTCCCATCCCTCACCACCTACTCCCTCTCCAATTCTGCAATTGTCTCTTCACCCATGCTTGGTCAAAATAGCAGAAGGCAGTGTACTGATATAGAGAAAAATGACGCTCAAAATGTGGAAGAAAGTTTTGTGTACATTCTAAAACCTCATTAATTTGGACCACGTTTTCTATAATATTCATAAAACCCTTCAGATTGGGACTGGATGAATTTTACTTTGGGACTGTGCATCCTGCAGCTGGGGTAAAGGTACTGAGAAGGTAGGACCACCCTTGGCAATGAATGGAGATTTCTTCATAGCTAAGGCTACCATCCTTGGCCTTCTGCTCCCAGGAGGCTTTGGTGAGAACTAAGACAATAGAAATGGCAGATTTGCCAGCTATTTGAGTTTGGGGCCTAGAGATTTAGGGAAATCATCAGCAAGAACACTGTATTGAACTTCAGTCAGAAATGTTTCCTTAATTCTGGCTTAAAACCATTTTactgacattttattttaatactatAAGCTCTCGAAGCaatgatattaaatatttattttgaattcCCAACAATAAGCAGCTGTTCAACAAGACCTTGAAACTCAATCAGTTTGGAATACATTTCCTAAACTTATAACCAAGCTGTGTGCTCTCAATACCTATCCCCATCTTTTCACATTCCTTCGAAGCCTGGCTTGAAATCCAATGCCAAGGATCAGAGCTGTAGGAATAAGGGTCTTGAGCGAAGGAATTTTAATTATAAGTGTTATAAAGGAGAATTCTAAGTTACCCACCCTGTCTTTTTTGGAACAGCATGTACATGGTTTGCCTAAAGCAGAAGAGGCCTGTAAGACGGtagaaggaaggggaggaggttAGATCGTTTGTTACAGGCTATGCAAGGGTGGTGGGAACCCAAGGAGAACTTGAATTCAGATTTAAAGGTTTACACTTTCACTGCTAAGTAAAGGATGCTGAAGGCAGGATGCAAAATGCCAAGATGTTGAAAGAAAATTATCTGCATACGATGTGCAGGGGGAGATGGAAGGCAGAATGATCAGTCAGTGGGTTAGCCATAAAGTAAGGAGGTACCagacctgggtggtgccaatgtaGTTATATCATGGTCAACTCACAGCCTTCGGGTAACAACATGCAGAGTAACGGCCTGATTTTACATGGTTGGCTTTTGTCATGGAATTTCTCCTGGCCCCCAGACCTAGTCCTTCATCATCAGGGAtactgttgttagctactgtccagctggccccaattcatggtgaccctatgcacaactgaacaaaacactgcctggtcctgtgccatccccatgattggatgcggatcagagaatgttctgttgcgaaccacagggttttcattggctgatttttggaagtagatctccaggcctttctccctagtctatcttagcctggcagctccactgaaacctgttcagcatcatagaaacactaAGTCCACCAGTGACAGCTACCACGTatgaggtgcatcggccaggaatcaaacctgggcctcctacatggaaggcaaagCTTCTGTTATAGAAACACCAATGCCTCATGTTGACAGGGATAGTTCattcttattttataaataaaactctCTGTTTACAATGTggttgtctgcttccataaagatttatagcctaggaaaccctttgggggcagttctactctgtcctatcgggttgctatgagtcggaatagactcgatggcaataggtttggtttttggtttggggtgtatttttaaaacatatttcctCTTTAGCTGTCCTCGGTGAAACCTATTTTCAAGAACGAGAAGGTGGCAATGAACCAAACTACCAGAAACCACAAGCATCTCTGCTGGTGGAGGCTACTGAGAAGCCTTTTATGGCTTCATTATCTAGACACCTGCTTATTTATTAGACATTTCATGAACTGACTTCATAACTACTTCATAGAGTATGAAAATGACATTTTAGTCAAGAGAACCACATCGCCGTTCCAATTCATTATGAAACTATCTCGGTTCAGGAGAAAGAAGCAGGTTATTTAGCAGGTCAGAAATCTATGCAGCACAACCCCCATCTCGTTGCTTTGAAAGGACACCACCCAAAGCAAGTTCAAGTCCGTCTTGTCTCTTCATTCATCAGCACCTTCCTTTCCTGGCTGCAACTGGATATGAGTTAATGAGATGCAAACAGTACTCCCATCCCTGTCACAAGTTCTAAGGAAATCATCTGACAAGGTTCCTCTTCCATTCACCCCACAGGGGATAGCTGAAAGGAACTAACATACATCTCGATACCTGCTGCACGCTAAGCTTTTTACATATGGTCTCACTTGACCCTTGCTACAATCTTGCAAGACTAGCatttttatgtccattttacagaaaagcaaACCGAGGCCTTAAGAGGGCAGGTACATTTCCAAAGGCATGGAGCTGATCCAATAATGGATACAGAACTCTAAGCCGGACTGTTTTACTTCAGGCTGCCTTCTCTCCTACCTGTACAACATGAAGCTTCTGTGGCCCAGGGACAGAGCATTCAAGAATGGCAGCCGTTGTTCCACGACAGCTACTCAGTGAATTACGGCAACAGGCATTTGTGAAGCTAATGAAGGGCACCTACTCCATGTCAAGTATTACGTTAGATGCTAAGAATACAACAGGAAGAAGAAACGGACCCTGCCCTTAGAAGTATACAGACAAGTAAGCAGGAAGCTACAGCAAGGGGAAGTGACAGGGTTAATAGAgagcagggaaggcttcctggaggaagtgctgTAAGGTAATACTTGAAGAGTTGAGTAAGACTTAGCTCACAGTATTTGGTGAAGAACAGCATATGAAAGAGccctgttgttcttagctgctgtcgagttggcctgactcatggtgatggtcttagtcatctagtgctgctacaagagaaataccacagttaatcgcttcaacaaacagaagtttattctcttacagtctagtttgttctctcacagtctagtttaaaaaagaaaaagtttagaagtccaaattcagagcgtcaattccaggagaaggctttctctctctataggctctggaggaaggtccttgtcatcgatcctcccctgaactaggagcttctcagcgcagggaccctgggttcaaaggttGCGCTCTTTTCCTGgcgctgcttccttggtggtatcaggtttcccctgtctctctgctcacttctctcttttatatctcaaaaaagattggctcaaggcacgatccaatcttgtagatcgagtcctgcctcattaacataactgccactaatcccatctcattaacaccatggagataggatttacaacacataggaaaattacgtccgatgacaaaatggtggacaatcacacagtactgggaatgatggcctagccaaactgatacacatatttttggggaacacaattcaatctatgacagccacctcatgcacaatggaacaaaacacaaacatctcgtagtcctgcaccatcgtcacggTCAGTTGAGGatgggaccattgtgacccataggattttcactggctgatttttcagaaataaattgccagccctttcttcctaattcatcttaacctggaagctccactgaaacccgagCAGCGACATAGCAACATACGAGTCTCTACTAACAAACAGATGgcggctgctcatgaggtgcaccagccgggaattgaaccagagtctaccactgaaccaccctctCGTAAGGGCCTAGAGCTCAAAAACAAGGAGGAGGTAACATATCTTAAGGGTGAAAAAGAATACATGCAACTATGtaagaatggaagaagaaaaattCTGGTAGGTGTTGTATAGAAAGGCTGCCCCATTTGGTG contains these protein-coding regions:
- the LOC126061238 gene encoding transforming protein p68/c-ets-1-like: MSYFADSAVSSPAPYCAARPGVARQGPINTYEDPRMAYGFQSGYHQQRACYPFWDEMATQEVPTGLEHCGPVLPSGEQE